The genomic interval GAGTACAGCATCAACCTTGCATTGGATAGTGACACAACGAAGATTCGGGAGCTGATCCTCGATCTGCTGCATCAGGATAAACGTGTACTTAAAAAGCCCGCACCAGAGGTGCTGGTCAATGGGTTAAGTAATGGCGCTATTAACCTCGTCGTTCGCTATTGGTCGCCAAAAAGTAGTTATTGGGATGCCTATCATGATCTCTACGAGAAAGTCAAGATGCTCTTTAAGGATCAACAGCTTGTTATTCCTCAGTATACTATACAAGCACTTTCTCCGGACGATGCTGGGTCAAACCAGTCTGTCCGCTAGGAGAATGCATTATTTTGAGGCTGCCTGCTCCTTCTGTTCGGCCTGGTCCTTCTTTAATGGAATGTTTTTGAGGATTTCTACCAGAAAGGCCCAGAATTTTTGCACCGACTTGATCGAGACACGCTCATCGGGCGAGTGGGCTCCTAGGATGGTCGGTCCGAACGAGATCTTATCTAGATGAGGGTATTTTTCCCCTAAGATGCCGCATTCTAATCCAGCATGTACTGCCATGATATTCGCATCCCGATTGTTTTGTTCTTTATAAATTTGGGCGAGAACGGATAGTATTTCAGAATCGGGGTTCGGTTGCCATCCGGGGTAGGATCCTGAAAATTCAACTTTTGCAGCCATTAGTTCAAATGCAGCGCGGAGTGTATTTGCCAGATCGGTTTTGGAGGAGTCCAAAGATGAGCGGGTTAAGCTCTGTATGTCAATAGTTCCATTGGCAACAGAAACGATCGCAAGGTTATTGGAGGATAAGACAAGATTATCGAAGTCGGCACTCATAGCATATACGCCGTTCGGTGCAGCGTAAAGTGCGTTTAGCAGTTGCTTTTGATCATCGGCGTTCATTGCTTTCGTTTCCCGGTAAGGAAGCTTTTCGGCCAATATTTGAAGTGAGGGCTCCGTTGTTTGGAATTCGTGTCGCAGACTTGCTGAAATATTTTCAACTAAATCATTTACTGTATTTTCGTCGGAAGATGTAATAGCTATTGTTGCTACGCTTTCTCTTGGAATTGCATTTCTGAGGCTGCCTCCCTGTATATCGATGATTTGGATTTCGGCTTGACGATTTAATTCGTAAAGGATACGGTTCATGATTTTATTGGCATTCGCCAAACCACGGTGGATATCCATCCCTGAATGTCCGCCGCGTAAACCTTTAACAGAGAGGTTATAGATTTCAGCACTGGGGACAACCGCTACTTCACGAAATGTTTTTGTGGCGCTAATGTCGAGTCCGCCAGCGCTCCCGATACATATTTCCTCATCATTTTCCGTATCCAGGTTTAATAAGATTTCGCCTTGAAGCTTATCTTTATCTAAGCCGGTAGCACCCGTCATGCCAGTTTCCTCATCGACGGTAAAAAGGGCTTCTAACTTTGGGTGAGCGATGTCGTCTGCAGCTAACACAGCCAGCATAGCAGCAACACCAATACCGTTATCGGCACCCAGTGTAGTTCCGTGCGCTCGTACCCAATCATCATCGATAAACATTTGAATGCCTTGTTGGTCGAAGTTGAAGGTGGTGTCATTGTTTTTCTGATGAACCATGTCAAGATGAGCTTGTAGGATAACTGCTTTTCGATCCTCCAAACCTATCGTTGCAGGTTTTCTGATAATCACATTTCCCGTATTGTCTTTTTCTGTCTCAAGGCCAAGCTGCCGTCCGAAATTCATGACAAAAGCAATGGCTTTTTCTTCATTTTTAGAGGCTCTGGGTATCTGATTAAGATTAATGAAATTCTTCCAAAGTGCAGTAGGTTCTAAGTGATTTATTTCTTGTGACATATTGTAATAATAAAATAGATGGTTTTATTGGCCTAAAATTAGATATTTTATTAGGCAATTTACAATAAATCACGAAGATCATCCATGCAATCTCCAATATGATCAAGAGTGATTAGGATCACGCGCAGATATTACTTAATGAAGTTGAGTAGTGCTTCAGCAGAGCTTAGAAAATTGAATTCCAGATAATTCGGATACTTGAAATTATAACGAGCATACCGACTGCCAGAAGCATTTTTTTAACAGGTAGGCGACCGGCAAACCGCGCCGCAAGAGGGGCCGCTAAAATACCGCCCAAAATCAAACCTAAAATGGTATCGATGTGGCTAGTGCCCAAAATTACAAAGAAAGTTAATGCGCTTGAGAGAGTTACAAAAAACTCGGTTAAACTCACAGAGCCAATCACATATTTCGGAGTCTTACCTTTTGAGATGAGCGTGCTGGTTACCAGAGGCCCCCACCCGCCACCACCAAAGGAATCGAGAAAGCCACCGGCCCCGGCGAGCCAACCTGCTTTTTTGATCTTTTGGCTTTTGATTTTCTTTTTAAAGGCACCCGCGAGAATTCTTATACCTAAAATCAGCGTATAAAGTGAAATAATTGGACGTAGCCATTCTGAATAACGTTCTCCAAAAAAGCCTAGTAGCAAGGCTCCGCAAACTGCACCAATAACACCCGGGATTAATAGTGTTTTGAAAAGTTTTTTGTTGACATTTCCGAACTTATAATGACTGTAGCCAGATGCTCCGCTGGAAAACATTTCTGCAGTATGGATACTGCCACTTACAATGACCGGGTTGACTCCACCAGATAG from Pedobacter indicus carries:
- a CDS encoding sulfite exporter TauE/SafE family protein; protein product: MPQKEKVIIEEKRLSDQSNGKFQEIDFQPQGNNSNNIKTSKPVSSIGKNQELKWKKIANWSLFAVAILFLTFAVYPFIPKEFINSIPSYFDETFFIMLTIGFAAQMVDGVLGMGYGVISTTLLLSGGVNPVIVSGSIHTAEMFSSGASGYSHYKFGNVNKKLFKTLLIPGVIGAVCGALLLGFFGERYSEWLRPIISLYTLILGIRILAGAFKKKIKSQKIKKAGWLAGAGGFLDSFGGGGWGPLVTSTLISKGKTPKYVIGSVSLTEFFVTLSSALTFFVILGTSHIDTILGLILGGILAAPLAARFAGRLPVKKMLLAVGMLVIISSIRIIWNSIF
- a CDS encoding aminoacyl-histidine dipeptidase; translation: MSQEINHLEPTALWKNFINLNQIPRASKNEEKAIAFVMNFGRQLGLETEKDNTGNVIIRKPATIGLEDRKAVILQAHLDMVHQKNNDTTFNFDQQGIQMFIDDDWVRAHGTTLGADNGIGVAAMLAVLAADDIAHPKLEALFTVDEETGMTGATGLDKDKLQGEILLNLDTENDEEICIGSAGGLDISATKTFREVAVVPSAEIYNLSVKGLRGGHSGMDIHRGLANANKIMNRILYELNRQAEIQIIDIQGGSLRNAIPRESVATIAITSSDENTVNDLVENISASLRHEFQTTEPSLQILAEKLPYRETKAMNADDQKQLLNALYAAPNGVYAMSADFDNLVLSSNNLAIVSVANGTIDIQSLTRSSLDSSKTDLANTLRAAFELMAAKVEFSGSYPGWQPNPDSEILSVLAQIYKEQNNRDANIMAVHAGLECGILGEKYPHLDKISFGPTILGAHSPDERVSIKSVQKFWAFLVEILKNIPLKKDQAEQKEQAASK